From Bacillus pumilus, one genomic window encodes:
- a CDS encoding MFS transporter: MSNTVKIYILAIVSFLVGTSEYIISGILDNISESLGITIAAAGQLITIFSLVYAIFTPVLMALTSGMNKRKLMLFSLSVFILGNILAFVLPGYQLFIVSRIIMALGAGMVVVTALTIAEKIAPKGKQGNAIATVVMGFTASLIIGVPLGRMTSDFFGWKAVFGGIALLGLLAMVIISLTIPKIQGDKPVPLIQQLALFKKPKVVLGLAITFFWLGGYSIAYTYLSPYLLNISGVSNKLLSGVLLVFGIASLVGSKFGGFSTDRWGVNFTLISGMTLHVIMLILLSLVTHSYIGVFLILILWSFAAWSSGPTQQYHLATMEPESSGILLGLNQSMMQLAMAAGAAIGGIFVERVSLSSITWVGALGVAIAIIVTILASRATSSNGIRISKPHL, encoded by the coding sequence TTGTCAAACACTGTAAAGATTTACATTTTAGCTATTGTAAGTTTTTTAGTTGGTACATCAGAGTATATCATCTCTGGTATTTTGGATAATATTTCTGAATCATTAGGGATTACGATAGCTGCAGCTGGCCAGTTAATTACGATTTTTTCTCTTGTGTATGCCATCTTCACCCCAGTATTAATGGCTTTAACATCGGGAATGAATAAACGCAAGTTAATGTTATTTTCACTTAGCGTTTTTATTCTAGGTAATATTCTTGCATTCGTCCTCCCTGGGTATCAATTATTTATTGTTTCAAGAATTATTATGGCTCTTGGGGCGGGAATGGTCGTCGTTACTGCATTAACAATTGCTGAAAAAATCGCACCAAAAGGTAAGCAAGGTAACGCTATTGCTACAGTAGTAATGGGATTTACAGCATCATTGATCATTGGAGTCCCACTGGGCAGAATGACTAGTGATTTCTTCGGTTGGAAAGCTGTATTTGGAGGAATAGCCTTACTCGGATTATTAGCAATGGTGATAATTTCTCTTACGATTCCAAAAATCCAAGGGGATAAACCTGTACCTTTAATTCAACAACTCGCTCTTTTTAAAAAACCAAAAGTAGTGTTGGGATTAGCCATCACCTTTTTCTGGCTTGGTGGTTATTCAATTGCCTATACCTACCTATCCCCTTACCTTTTAAATATATCAGGTGTAAGCAACAAATTGCTGAGTGGAGTTCTCCTCGTATTCGGGATTGCTAGTCTAGTTGGGTCAAAGTTTGGTGGATTTAGTACCGATCGATGGGGTGTGAATTTTACTCTGATTAGCGGAATGACATTACATGTCATCATGCTAATATTGCTCTCACTAGTTACGCATTCTTATATTGGAGTATTTCTTATTTTAATATTATGGTCATTTGCTGCATGGTCTTCTGGCCCGACTCAACAATATCACCTAGCTACAATGGAGCCAGAGTCATCAGGTATACTATTAGGTCTCAATCAGTCAATGATGCAATTGGCGATGGCTGCAGGTGCAGCTATTGGAGGTATCTTTGTAGAGAGAGTTTCTCTATCTTCCATTACTTGGGTAGGGGCTTTGGGTGTTGCAATCGCGATCATTGTAACAATATTGGCTTCACGTGCTACTTCGAGTAATGGAATTCGAATTAGTAAACCGCACTTATAA
- a CDS encoding ArsR/SmtB family transcription factor — protein sequence MEPIEVFKALSNESRLQILQWLKEPDRHFTPHEGIDMNTTGVCVSQITDKLKMTQSTASQYLSILLRAGLITTERIGKYTYYKRDENAIKKIAKILEKNI from the coding sequence ATGGAGCCAATAGAAGTTTTCAAAGCCTTATCCAATGAATCAAGACTGCAAATTTTACAATGGCTAAAGGAACCTGATCGTCATTTTACACCCCATGAAGGGATTGATATGAATACTACAGGGGTATGTGTTAGTCAAATAACAGATAAATTGAAAATGACGCAATCAACAGCATCTCAATACCTTTCAATTTTACTACGAGCTGGATTAATTACGACAGAGCGTATAGGTAAATACACGTATTATAAAAGAGATGAAAATGCCATAAAAAAAATTGCTAAGATTCTAGAAAAAAATATTTAA
- a CDS encoding AAA domain-containing protein, whose protein sequence is MNKKEDILNAWITIEQLAEGSINKSGKLLKTFHCIEKDWQQFFMNFLSYQKQQNNMSDKAFKKSGIIFYFGIFNFQEVVDILKEKYNIEKTYEEVSHSEKFTLALYFDHQLNLVADKLFLTMSGYIREHGHLPDDFLKVETLFREELDRKFEEGFHNVFSELIQKYHVSIDNFRYKFIRHLDNEDINLHSFFIEDLKMAKLIDTENINRYFNGFTGNRRNLDSHKESEHFNAYIFEEISLRPKYYPLGRFPSNPDYALYFMQQAAVNLALNDKNDIRSINGPPGTGKTTLLKDIFADLVVQQALAISNLSNKVIQGSLAYWQNAKLGVLPRTISDKNIIVASSNNGAVQNIVNELPVKEEIPKCFQDQLEKANYFKDISNSQLTGEGFGKDRYIISELLNDKNWGVFSLEGGNSINMNKLLLNIEAIEKDLEEDDQSNTGVYQEFKRLYNKLKVERDKVEKYSQKLYKIRKLKINYINHVKEFENEKKEKHKVLTSNKKEAKAELERLREEELKFQKVLSNVSIELENLSRAEVLAERNYHVLTSQKPSFLWFQKIFNKSKVEHYFKKLSSVNEHLNDLTQQKTTLTNDYRQLEKHLAKNAVKKEHTQKQMMERKSTYERWVNAKNNDLGKMKKEIDAFEKNKSQNEIKEIDFSLSYEELQKSNPWFTKEFRILQSELFISALKVRKQFLNENVRNLKAARIIWNKQPNYIAKENGHEIISEAWQWINFAVPVISTTFASFGRMFKNLKENSIGNLFIDEAGQALPQASVGAIFRSKKVMVVGDPSQIRPVLNLDPNVLTLIGRHYNVDEKFVSANASTQTIVDDTSQYGFQKNEDEWIGIPLWVHRRSNYPMFTISNEISYDGLMVQGKNDDEVQGSSEWLHCVGKANDKYVKEQAELLKNQITKQLQANTDLADDIYVISPFRNVAYQITRVLDEICFTKRKDGKPTNVGTVHTFQGKEAKIVYFVLGTDSNSSGAAKWAVSEPNIMNVAATRAKEEFYIIGDKKLYASLGSDVANKTISIINDYNNK, encoded by the coding sequence ATGAATAAAAAAGAAGATATTCTAAATGCATGGATTACAATAGAGCAGTTAGCAGAAGGTTCAATTAATAAAAGTGGCAAATTATTAAAGACATTTCATTGTATTGAAAAAGATTGGCAACAATTCTTTATGAATTTTTTATCTTATCAAAAACAACAAAATAATATGTCTGATAAAGCCTTTAAAAAGTCTGGAATCATATTTTACTTTGGTATTTTCAATTTCCAAGAAGTTGTTGATATTTTGAAAGAAAAATACAATATTGAGAAAACTTATGAGGAAGTCAGTCATTCGGAAAAATTTACTTTAGCTTTATATTTTGATCATCAACTTAACTTGGTAGCTGATAAACTGTTTTTAACTATGAGCGGCTATATCCGTGAACATGGCCATTTACCTGATGATTTCTTAAAAGTTGAAACTTTATTTAGAGAAGAATTAGATCGAAAATTTGAAGAGGGTTTTCATAATGTGTTTTCTGAACTTATACAAAAGTATCATGTGTCAATAGATAATTTCCGTTATAAATTCATACGACATCTGGATAATGAGGATATAAATCTACATTCCTTCTTTATTGAAGATTTAAAAATGGCAAAGTTAATTGATACTGAAAATATAAACAGATATTTTAACGGGTTTACTGGAAATAGAAGAAATCTAGACAGTCATAAAGAGTCTGAACATTTTAACGCTTATATTTTTGAGGAAATTTCTTTAAGACCAAAATATTATCCGTTAGGACGTTTTCCATCAAACCCTGATTATGCACTCTATTTTATGCAACAAGCAGCTGTCAATTTAGCTTTAAACGACAAAAACGATATCCGAAGTATTAACGGCCCACCAGGAACAGGCAAGACAACATTGTTGAAGGATATTTTTGCTGATTTAGTCGTACAACAGGCTCTAGCTATTTCAAATCTTTCTAATAAAGTGATTCAAGGCAGTCTGGCCTATTGGCAAAATGCTAAACTTGGCGTGTTACCACGAACTATTTCTGATAAAAATATTATTGTGGCAAGTTCTAATAATGGAGCAGTCCAAAATATCGTTAATGAATTACCGGTGAAAGAAGAGATTCCAAAATGTTTTCAAGATCAATTAGAGAAAGCAAATTATTTCAAAGATATTTCTAATTCTCAACTAACAGGAGAAGGATTTGGGAAAGATCGATACATTATAAGTGAACTGCTCAATGATAAAAATTGGGGTGTTTTTTCATTAGAAGGTGGAAATTCAATCAACATGAATAAATTGCTTCTCAATATAGAGGCAATTGAAAAAGATTTAGAGGAAGATGATCAATCGAATACTGGAGTATATCAGGAATTCAAACGGCTTTATAATAAATTAAAAGTTGAAAGAGACAAAGTAGAAAAATATAGCCAAAAATTATATAAAATACGAAAACTAAAGATCAATTATATAAATCATGTTAAAGAATTTGAAAATGAGAAAAAAGAAAAACATAAAGTTTTGACTAGTAATAAAAAAGAAGCAAAAGCTGAATTAGAGAGACTTAGAGAAGAGGAATTAAAATTTCAAAAAGTTTTATCTAATGTTTCTATTGAACTTGAAAATTTATCAAGGGCAGAAGTACTAGCTGAACGAAATTATCATGTTCTTACTTCACAAAAGCCTAGTTTTTTATGGTTTCAGAAAATATTTAATAAATCTAAAGTCGAACATTATTTCAAAAAGCTAAGCAGCGTGAATGAACACTTAAATGATCTAACTCAACAAAAAACAACACTTACAAATGATTATAGACAGCTTGAAAAGCATCTAGCGAAAAATGCTGTTAAAAAAGAGCATACTCAAAAACAAATGATGGAAAGAAAATCTACCTATGAACGATGGGTGAATGCTAAGAATAATGATTTGGGAAAAATGAAAAAAGAAATTGATGCATTTGAAAAGAACAAGTCACAAAATGAAATTAAGGAAATAGACTTTTCTTTATCATACGAAGAACTCCAAAAGTCTAATCCTTGGTTTACAAAGGAGTTTCGTATTTTACAATCAGAATTATTTATTTCGGCTTTAAAAGTTAGAAAGCAATTCCTCAATGAGAACGTAAGAAATTTAAAAGCAGCAAGGATTATCTGGAATAAACAACCAAATTACATTGCGAAAGAGAATGGCCATGAGATAATTTCAGAAGCATGGCAATGGATCAATTTCGCTGTGCCAGTTATCAGTACTACTTTTGCAAGTTTTGGTCGAATGTTTAAAAACCTCAAGGAAAATTCAATAGGCAACTTATTCATTGACGAGGCTGGTCAAGCATTACCGCAGGCTAGTGTAGGAGCCATTTTTAGAAGTAAAAAAGTAATGGTTGTTGGAGACCCCTCACAAATAAGGCCAGTATTAAATTTAGATCCAAATGTTTTAACTTTGATTGGAAGACACTATAACGTAGACGAAAAATTTGTATCTGCTAATGCATCCACTCAAACAATAGTAGATGATACTAGTCAGTATGGATTCCAAAAAAACGAAGACGAATGGATTGGAATTCCCTTGTGGGTACATAGACGTTCAAACTATCCAATGTTCACGATTTCTAATGAAATTTCTTATGATGGTTTAATGGTACAAGGAAAAAATGATGATGAGGTGCAAGGGAGTTCAGAGTGGCTTCATTGTGTGGGAAAGGCGAATGACAAATATGTTAAAGAACAAGCTGAGTTACTAAAAAATCAAATTACTAAGCAGTTACAAGCAAATACAGATTTAGCTGATGATATCTATGTAATATCTCCCTTTAGAAATGTTGCTTATCAAATTACAAGAGTTTTAGATGAAATTTGCTTTACTAAACGAAAAGACGGTAAACCAACAAATGTAGGTACTGTTCATACTTTTCAAGGAAAAGAAGCGAAAATTGTCTACTTTGTCCTAGGAACAGATTCAAATAGCAGTGGAGCAGCAAAATGGGCTGTTTCAGAGCCCAATATAATGAATGTGGCGGCCACTCGAGCTAAAGAAGAATTTTATATTATTGGTGATAAGAAATTGTATGCATCTCTTGGAAGTGACGTTGCAAACAAGACTATTTCAATTATTAATGACTATAATAATAAGTGA
- a CDS encoding Imm64 family immunity protein → MGIGGSVNVGVVFREDDHIQMFQSFVNSLKKRDVSFKKVKYSIDTDGENWIEQSISKNIIEDSYLSGHYTEFEVLNLLNSSKPVRLTIHIEDGYFGFLLDFNWEEVASQEVFILQNQMLQFLIELYQDLSYHHAFIGHEIEVDVHPDDFEGFIGEADYPVGIIGKGYRLAIYYGSVGMDGLSAQKKRTELVNL, encoded by the coding sequence ATGGGTATAGGTGGATCTGTAAATGTTGGTGTTGTTTTTCGTGAAGATGATCATATTCAAATGTTTCAGTCTTTCGTAAATTCCTTAAAAAAAAGGGACGTGTCCTTTAAAAAAGTAAAGTATAGTATAGATACAGATGGAGAAAATTGGATTGAACAAAGTATAAGTAAAAATATCATCGAAGATTCATATTTGTCTGGTCACTATACAGAATTTGAAGTATTAAATCTATTAAATAGCTCTAAACCAGTAAGATTAACAATTCATATAGAAGATGGATACTTTGGTTTCTTACTAGATTTTAACTGGGAAGAAGTAGCCTCTCAAGAAGTATTTATTCTTCAAAATCAAATGCTACAGTTTTTAATCGAACTTTATCAGGATCTCTCTTATCATCATGCGTTCATTGGCCATGAAATTGAAGTTGATGTCCATCCAGATGACTTTGAAGGTTTCATTGGAGAAGCTGATTATCCAGTTGGGATTATTGGTAAAGGATATAGATTAGCTATTTATTATGGTTCTGTTGGAATGGATGGTTTATCTGCTCAAAAAAAGAGAACAGAATTAGTTAATTTATAG
- a CDS encoding SAR2788 family putative toxin, with protein MNYKKIITILIVTAMVIVNLPINQAEAISESNEVNNQLLENQFDEIKQEVYDELNIDYTDELDINLIDLEEESLHIETTFNSEDLEVKGDLEMSLETEEMNFTSSIIDENGKLINKEYDIAVEEADNETFKATLTDKDSGEKYTVNSEEIEASILPAIILGVIIRTSAKIAFKMYTRSQILRAVTAVTFKSVQLQKKFKHAVDFGVKGSYSKANAKKFETALRNHVSRSSHVYRTKHSGQSGYVMMHLKGNKAAFFKQNGEFITGYKLSTKQKNNYVRIGELIVKR; from the coding sequence ATGAATTATAAAAAAATAATAACTATATTAATAGTGACTGCGATGGTAATTGTAAATTTACCAATAAATCAAGCCGAAGCAATTAGTGAAAGTAATGAAGTAAATAATCAATTGTTAGAAAATCAGTTTGATGAGATTAAGCAGGAAGTCTATGATGAATTAAATATTGATTATACTGATGAATTGGATATTAATTTAATTGACTTAGAAGAAGAATCACTTCATATTGAAACTACCTTTAACTCAGAAGATCTTGAAGTTAAGGGTGACCTTGAAATGAGCTTAGAAACGGAAGAAATGAACTTTACGTCATCTATTATTGATGAAAATGGTAAACTTATTAACAAAGAATATGACATTGCCGTTGAAGAGGCGGATAATGAAACGTTTAAAGCTACCTTAACAGATAAAGACTCTGGTGAAAAATACACTGTTAATTCTGAAGAAATTGAGGCTTCTATTTTACCAGCTATTATTTTAGGTGTGATTATCAGAACTTCTGCTAAGATTGCTTTTAAGATGTATACAAGAAGTCAAATTTTAAGAGCTGTTACTGCAGTTACGTTTAAATCTGTGCAGCTACAAAAGAAATTTAAACATGCTGTTGATTTTGGTGTAAAAGGATCTTATAGCAAGGCAAATGCAAAAAAATTTGAAACAGCTCTAAGAAACCACGTAAGTCGTTCAAGTCATGTATATAGAACAAAGCATAGTGGACAATCAGGTTACGTTATGATGCATTTAAAGGGGAATAAAGCTGCATTTTTCAAGCAGAACGGTGAATTTATTACTGGTTATAAGCTCTCAACGAAACAAAAAAATAACTATGTTAGAATCGGTGAGTTAATAGTTAAGAGGTGA
- a CDS encoding S8 family peptidase: protein MLVFLIVFFVFNNLNNTNKESEKANFSEDIKVQWNIKLLDPYMNSGRSEGRTKVKIAILDSGINQQHQDLKGIVKKEYNAVTPKRPVTDDFGHGTAVAGIIGARQSNKGITSYNHSGVELYDVKVLNQQGKGDVDSLIKGIEWSIKEGVHIINISSGVVTNKAKLKSSIDKAVSHGIIIVAAAGNTYGTGVEYPAKYTNVISVNSIKKNLKRPSSAARGKIDYIAPGVDILSTNHRGEYSLFTGTSFAAAHVTGVTSLYVQDYLSKSKKLNVDELMKKLKQESRKVQSLNDDEQGNGLIIYNHKGA from the coding sequence GTGTTAGTTTTCTTAATTGTTTTTTTTGTATTTAATAACTTAAACAATACGAATAAAGAGAGTGAGAAAGCTAACTTCAGTGAAGACATAAAAGTCCAATGGAATATTAAGTTGCTTGATCCATATATGAACAGTGGAAGAAGCGAAGGAAGAACTAAAGTTAAAATAGCTATCTTAGACAGTGGTATTAATCAACAACATCAGGATTTAAAAGGTATTGTTAAAAAGGAATATAATGCTGTTACTCCAAAAAGACCTGTCACCGATGATTTTGGTCATGGCACTGCCGTGGCAGGAATCATTGGAGCAAGACAATCTAATAAAGGTATAACAAGTTACAATCATTCAGGTGTGGAGCTTTATGATGTTAAGGTTTTAAATCAACAAGGTAAAGGAGATGTTGATTCTTTAATAAAGGGTATTGAATGGAGCATAAAAGAAGGTGTACATATAATCAATATCAGTTCAGGTGTAGTTACTAATAAAGCTAAATTAAAGTCATCCATTGATAAAGCAGTGTCACATGGAATAATTATAGTAGCTGCAGCAGGAAATACATATGGAACTGGTGTAGAGTATCCAGCGAAATACACAAATGTGATATCAGTTAATTCTATTAAAAAAAATCTTAAAAGGCCAAGCTCAGCGGCAAGAGGAAAGATAGATTATATTGCACCAGGAGTTGATATACTCTCTACTAATCATAGGGGGGAATATAGTTTGTTTACTGGAACCTCCTTTGCAGCCGCACATGTTACTGGTGTAACTTCACTGTATGTTCAGGATTACTTGAGTAAATCTAAGAAGTTAAATGTTGATGAACTTATGAAAAAGTTGAAACAAGAATCCCGAAAAGTTCAATCTTTAAATGATGATGAGCAAGGGAACGGATTAATAATCTATAATCATAAAGGAGCCTAA
- a CDS encoding TIR domain-containing protein, giving the protein MARKVFFSFHYERDAWRAGQVRNSNITQAIKGYLDAAEWEEVKRKGDKAISGWIDEQLKGTSVTVVLIGKETSNIKWVNYEIEKGNGLLGIYIHRLKNQDGEKDTKGDNPLDNYYITVDGKQKKASTVFNTYYWDLDKGYENFSDWIEEAADIAGR; this is encoded by the coding sequence ATGGCGAGAAAGGTGTTTTTTAGTTTTCATTACGAAAGAGATGCATGGAGAGCTGGGCAGGTTAGAAACTCTAACATAACCCAAGCAATTAAGGGCTATTTGGATGCAGCAGAATGGGAAGAAGTAAAAAGAAAAGGTGATAAAGCAATTAGTGGCTGGATAGACGAACAGTTAAAAGGTACTTCTGTTACTGTAGTACTTATTGGAAAAGAGACATCAAATATAAAATGGGTAAATTATGAAATTGAAAAGGGTAATGGTTTGTTAGGAATTTACATTCACCGCCTAAAAAATCAAGATGGAGAAAAGGATACTAAAGGAGATAATCCTCTAGATAATTATTATATAACTGTTGATGGGAAACAAAAGAAAGCTTCAACTGTATTTAATACTTACTATTGGGATTTGGACAAGGGTTACGAAAATTTTTCTGATTGGATTGAAGAAGCTGCAGATATTGCAGGTAGATAA
- a CDS encoding SIR2 family protein, giving the protein MSISIAMFEKAVLKELRNNNLAIFAGAGLSRGSGFVDWRGLLSDVASELDLDINKEFDLVSVAQYHFNANGRQTINEAIVEEFQRTAERNVNMDILSRLPIDTYWTTNYDSIIEDTLGDKGKTVDKKISQSQMKNYKPNRDVVVYKMHGDKEFPDDAVITRDDYEKYDSERTLFTTQLKGELISKTFIFIGFSFEDPNLEQILSKIRVDLLGNSPKNHYCFFRRVNRSDSRYKNPDGSINEEEFNYDRVKQDLKIRDLKRYGINSVLIEEYTDITNILINIEKKFKVNKVFISGSVENYGNYSVEEAKGLLHNLSKSLVANNHHIISGFGLGVGSYVINGALEEIFENKGKKINEYLTLRPFPQSASGEKSLKELWTEYRKEMIDDAGVMIFLFGNKLVDAEVVHANGMLEEFHIARDTGKYIIPISSTGYVTEAIYKEVKSDLKRYWYLQDSLDVLEKETYPKNVIDEVIAIIERIRKRV; this is encoded by the coding sequence ATGAGTATATCTATAGCAATGTTTGAAAAAGCAGTATTAAAAGAACTTCGTAATAATAACTTAGCTATTTTTGCCGGAGCAGGACTTTCGAGGGGATCAGGTTTTGTTGATTGGCGAGGATTGCTTAGTGATGTTGCTTCTGAATTAGACTTGGATATTAATAAAGAATTTGATTTAGTTTCAGTAGCTCAATATCATTTTAATGCAAATGGTAGACAAACTATCAATGAGGCGATTGTAGAAGAGTTTCAAAGAACGGCAGAAAGAAATGTAAATATGGATATTTTATCTCGACTACCTATTGATACTTATTGGACTACAAACTATGATTCGATTATTGAAGATACTTTGGGTGATAAAGGAAAAACAGTAGATAAAAAAATTAGCCAAAGTCAGATGAAAAATTATAAGCCTAACCGGGATGTTGTTGTTTATAAAATGCATGGTGATAAGGAATTTCCAGATGATGCTGTTATAACGAGAGATGATTATGAAAAATATGACAGTGAAAGAACTTTATTTACCACACAACTTAAAGGTGAACTTATATCTAAAACTTTTATATTTATAGGTTTTAGCTTTGAAGACCCAAATCTAGAACAAATTTTAAGTAAAATTCGTGTAGACTTACTAGGAAACAGTCCTAAAAATCATTACTGTTTCTTTAGAAGAGTTAATAGGTCGGATAGTCGATACAAAAATCCCGATGGTTCCATTAATGAGGAAGAATTTAATTACGACAGGGTTAAGCAAGATTTGAAAATCAGAGACCTTAAAAGATATGGTATTAATTCAGTTCTTATTGAAGAGTACACAGATATTACAAATATATTAATCAATATTGAAAAAAAGTTTAAAGTAAATAAAGTATTTATTTCTGGTAGCGTCGAAAATTATGGGAATTACTCTGTCGAGGAAGCTAAAGGCTTATTACATAATCTTTCTAAGTCTCTTGTTGCTAATAACCACCATATTATATCGGGGTTCGGCTTGGGAGTAGGCAGTTATGTAATAAATGGTGCACTTGAAGAAATATTTGAGAATAAGGGAAAGAAAATTAATGAATATCTAACATTACGTCCATTTCCTCAATCAGCTTCGGGAGAAAAGTCGCTAAAAGAGCTTTGGACGGAGTATAGAAAAGAAATGATAGACGATGCGGGTGTGATGATTTTCTTATTTGGTAATAAGTTAGTGGATGCTGAAGTAGTTCATGCAAATGGAATGTTAGAAGAATTCCACATTGCAAGAGATACTGGAAAATACATTATACCTATCAGTTCAACAGGTTATGTAACAGAAGCGATTTATAAAGAAGTAAAAAGCGACCTAAAAAGGTATTGGTACTTACAGGATTCGTTAGATGTATTGGAGAAAGAGACCTATCCGAAAAATGTTATTGACGAGGTAATTGCAATAATTGAAAGAATCAGGAAGCGGGTATAA
- a CDS encoding toll/interleukin-1 receptor domain-containing protein produces MEKVKAELKADLIYFVKKRGFSISGNALNILMNAEEICYKRNMAFFPSDLLLPLITMYADFAEIIDKYGGNSILAIKDIKRTLDNDSNFKVRDPYFVDNYSVKENSNYRYLIIDKCIKNANNNNRSEISEAEIILSVLDLHEEEFPVLTNGTIEDIKFHTPFITLSHIIIENSENLWVKFDDIRWELSNSNKRNYDIALSFAGEDRKIAEDIAEFLTNSGKRVFYDNFEKSNLWGKDLYAYLSEIYGERAKYCLMIVSKSYAKEHWPNFERQAAQAKALKENQEYILPLRLDDTEVPGLLPTTGYIDFRNTTTSEVVNLIIKKISDNSI; encoded by the coding sequence TTGGAAAAAGTTAAAGCAGAATTAAAAGCAGATTTAATTTATTTTGTGAAAAAAAGGGGTTTCTCTATAAGTGGAAATGCCCTAAATATTTTAATGAATGCTGAAGAAATTTGCTATAAAAGAAATATGGCTTTTTTTCCTTCAGATTTGTTATTACCATTAATCACAATGTACGCCGATTTTGCAGAAATAATTGATAAGTATGGTGGTAACTCTATATTAGCAATTAAAGATATTAAGAGAACATTAGATAATGATAGTAATTTTAAAGTGCGTGATCCTTATTTTGTTGATAATTACTCTGTAAAAGAAAATAGTAATTACCGATACCTAATAATAGACAAATGTATAAAAAATGCTAATAACAATAATCGTTCCGAAATAAGCGAGGCTGAAATTATTTTATCAGTTCTGGATCTTCATGAAGAGGAGTTTCCCGTATTAACTAATGGAACAATTGAGGATATTAAGTTCCATACACCATTTATTACATTATCGCATATAATTATAGAAAACAGTGAAAATTTGTGGGTAAAATTTGATGATATTAGATGGGAATTATCAAATTCCAATAAAAGAAATTATGATATTGCTTTATCATTTGCAGGAGAGGATAGGAAAATAGCTGAGGATATAGCAGAATTTTTAACTAATTCAGGTAAGAGAGTATTCTATGATAATTTCGAAAAATCTAATTTATGGGGAAAAGATTTGTATGCTTATTTAAGTGAGATTTACGGAGAAAGGGCAAAATATTGTTTAATGATAGTTTCAAAAAGTTATGCAAAAGAGCACTGGCCAAACTTCGAACGACAAGCAGCTCAGGCAAAAGCATTGAAGGAAAATCAAGAGTATATTTTACCTTTAAGGCTTGATGATACAGAGGTTCCAGGTCTTTTACCTACAACGGGATATATTGATTTTAGAAACACAACTACAAGTGAAGTTGTTAATTTGATTATAAAGAAAATATCGGACAATTCAATTTAA
- the rlmH gene encoding 23S rRNA (pseudouridine(1915)-N(3))-methyltransferase RlmH: protein MNISIITVGKLKEKYLKQGIAEYTKRLQAYAKIDIIELADEKAPEHLSDQDMKIIKDKEGERILSKINPDAHVIALAIEGKMKSSEELADTIDKLATYGKSKVCFVIGGSLGLSDAVMQRANEKLSFSKMTFPHQLMRLVLVEQIYRAFRIVRGEPYHK from the coding sequence GTGAATATATCAATTATCACAGTAGGAAAATTAAAAGAGAAATATTTAAAACAAGGCATAGCCGAATACACAAAGCGATTACAAGCCTATGCGAAAATCGACATCATTGAGCTCGCAGACGAAAAAGCACCCGAACACCTCAGCGATCAAGACATGAAAATCATCAAAGACAAAGAAGGCGAACGCATCCTAAGCAAAATCAACCCAGACGCCCACGTCATCGCCCTCGCCATCGAAGGAAAAATGAAAAGTTCCGAAGAATTAGCCGATACAATAGATAAGCTGGCAACATACGGAAAAAGCAAGGTATGTTTCGTCATAGGCGGATCCCTCGGATTAAGCGACGCCGTCATGCAGCGTGCGAATGAGAAGCTGTCGTTTTCGAAAATGACGTTCCCGCATCAGTTGATGAGGCTGGTGCTGGTGGAGCAGATTTATCGGGCGTTTCGGATTGTGCGGGGGGAGCCTTATCATAAGTAA
- a CDS encoding CxxH/CxxC protein, whose amino-acid sequence MNKTLYACAEHIETVLDMYIDDHELPPEFRKIEHTHSLSTTCELCDEPAIYIVGNE is encoded by the coding sequence ATGAACAAAACATTATATGCTTGTGCAGAACACATAGAAACCGTATTAGACATGTACATAGATGATCACGAACTGCCACCAGAATTCAGAAAAATCGAACATACACACAGTTTATCCACAACCTGTGAATTGTGCGATGAACCTGCAATATATATAGTGGGGAACGAATGA